In one Caldicellulosiruptoraceae bacterium PP1 genomic region, the following are encoded:
- a CDS encoding Rrf2 family transcriptional regulator — MMKLSTKGRYGVRAMFDLALHYQEGLISLKSIAERQDISEHYLEQLIAILKKAGLVKSSRGAQGGYTLSKEPSKITIGEILRVLEGSLSPSECIDDDMKVNCPRAEMCVTKKVWEKVKDAVANVVDNITLGELVEDYKKMASKDSYMFYI, encoded by the coding sequence ATGATGAAGTTATCAACAAAAGGGAGATACGGTGTTAGAGCGATGTTTGATTTGGCTCTACATTACCAAGAAGGCTTAATTTCACTTAAAAGTATTGCTGAAAGGCAGGATATTTCAGAACACTATTTAGAACAACTTATAGCAATTCTTAAAAAAGCAGGGCTTGTAAAAAGCTCAAGGGGTGCTCAAGGTGGTTATACCTTATCAAAAGAGCCTTCTAAAATTACAATTGGTGAGATTTTAAGGGTTTTAGAAGGGTCGTTATCACCGTCAGAATGTATTGATGATGATATGAAGGTAAATTGTCCAAGGGCAGAGATGTGCGTTACAAAAAAGGTTTGGGAAAAGGTTAAAGATGCGGTAGCTAATGTTGTAGATAATATAACATTAGGAGAGTTAGTTGAAGACTATAAAAAAATGGCTTCAAAAGATTCATATATGTTTTATATTTAA